The following coding sequences lie in one Apium graveolens cultivar Ventura chromosome 1, ASM990537v1, whole genome shotgun sequence genomic window:
- the LOC141678052 gene encoding uncharacterized protein LOC141678052 isoform X2 — translation MQLWGLIDKGPRQEVVTLVASSIFLIGIQNLGKNCLQASLIQQADQDDSLAGSSYKGSSEYSCASSVTDDDMGGSKAPGVVAKLMGLDSLPTSNFSEAYSTPFVDSRSLKDSYYYRKSEEFHDDHQIMHSGNMFNRVQEPVRNNIDPKLQKTLNSPFKKFQSEVLPPKSAKSIPLTHHKLLSPIKCGGFHPSKNAVHIMEAAARIIESGSQDVTKAKMPPVGSSHPLKVRDLKERAEAARRPSKLAETSQKPAESIAAKNIKEQSTNKNWNRSTDTKTFIASPDLEESSVGSRNKGKSVSLAVQAKANVQKRGLTPNCSRNSVGQKEQGASVSNQIFKSQPSVQRTSHKKSHTNNPSSVLRQNNQKQNCQAEREKVASKSLSSNNSQGKKVMSGDSSLERQRSSSKNSGNNKVGSRKIGREVTDDGKELPYSSTSVTRKKRCIDGDFNLQKDQAVVDNAKKGKAIQFNGVMDSKFSWAEESKRNGMDVVSFTFTAPMGRSSPVPETSRDVLEKSNAFLADFQGKKVFFNSGGTNGVRSSSVGCNVIEGDALSALLEQKLRELTLGVESSRHKAGEAGSTASSFQDQKPQKTVVKSTKLHVEGSKGGSQTDSLDEQRSPVFSLTSYEEGRISKHKLQDVEDMFDCGINGSEVRNMLCYRNPSPISILEPSIFAESCNSTDTGDSYSTEGPVSKQCSSSVQGQDVYNMRSSRKFHVSETDTELSDSASSSSNRVVATKQVTDPVRSTKWELEYVKRILCNPETMFKDVSAGRTSEIIDPHLFYQLESKNCELNLQRKVLFDCVGECMDLRFRQYVGGGHKAWEKGLATARRKEVLAEEIHREISSWEAMGDCMVDELVDKDMSSHCGRWLDYSVEASEVGVEIERRILNSLLNEAISDILVL, via the exons ATGCAACTATGGGGATTGATAGACAAGGGTCCAAGGCAGGAGGTGGTTACGTTGGTGGCTTCCTCCATCTTTTTGATTGGAATACAAAATCTAGGAAAAAATTGTTTGCAAGCAAGTCTGATCCAACAG GCGGATCAAGATGACAGTCTAGCAGGGTCCAGTTATAAAGGAAGTAGTGAATATAGTTGTGCTTCATCAGTAACAGATGATGATATGGGCGGGAGTAAGGCTCCTGGAGTTGTTGCCAAGCTTATGGGATTGGATTCCTTGCCAACATCTAACTTTTCCGAGGCCTACTCTACCCCATTCGTTGACTCGCGTTCTCTAAAAGATTCATACTACTATAGAAAGAGTGAGGAATTTCATGATGACCATCAAATTATGCACTCTGGAAATATGTTTAATAGGGTGCAGGAGCCTGTAAGGAATAACATAGATCCAAAGCTTCAAAAAACTCTAAACAGTCCATTTAAGAAGTTTCAAAGTGAAGTTTTGCCTCCAAAATCAGCTAAATCAATTCCACTCACTCACCATAAGCTTTTGTCTCCTATTAAATGCGGTGGATTCCATCCATCTAAAAATGCGGTGCATATAATGGAAGCTGCTGCTAGGATTATTGAGTCAGGAAGCCAAGATGTTACAAAAGCAAAAATGCCTCCAGTTGGGTCTTCACATCCCTTGAAAGTCAGGGATTTGAAAGAGAGAGCGGAAGCTGCTAGAAGACCATCAAAGCTTGCTGAAACTTCTCAAAAACCAGCAGAATCAATTGCTGCTAAAAATATCAAGGAACAATCCACTAATAAGAATTGGAATAGATCGACAGATACGAAGACATTTATAGCATCCCCGGATTTAGAAGAAAGTTCAGTTGGCTCACGAAATAAGGGAAAATCTGTATCACTTGCAGTCCAAGCTAAGGCCAATGTTCAGAAAAGAGGACTAACCCCAAATTGCAGCCGAAATTCAGTTGGTCAGAAAGAACAGGGTGCATCAGTGTCAAACCAGATTTTTAAAAGTCAGCCAAGTGTGCAAAGGACTTCACATAAGAAATCTCATACAAATAATCCTTCCTCCGTACTTAGGCAGAATAATCAAAAACAAAATTGCCAAGCTGAAAGAGAGAAGGTAGCTTCGAAATCACTGTCTTCTAATAATTCACAAGGTAAAAAGGTGATGTCCGGAGATTCTTCACTTGAGCGGCAAAGAAGCTCAAGTAAAAATTCCGGGAACAACAAAGTTGGTTCCAGAAAGATTGGGCGTGAGGTAACTGATGATGGTAAAGAACTCCCATATTCCAGTACAAGTGTCACCAGGAAGAAAAGGTGTATAGATGGAGATTTTAACTTGCAGAAAGACCAGGCTGTTGTTGACAATGCGAAAAAGGGAAAGGCGATTCAATTTAATGGAGTGATGGACAGTAAATTTAGCTGGGCTGAAGAAAGCAAAAGAAATGGAATGGATGTTGTTTCTTTTACATTTACAGCTCCAATGGGACGATCTTCTCCCGTTCCTGAGACCTCTAGGGATGTTTTGGAGAAGAGTAATGCCTTTTTAGCAGATTTCCAAGGTAAAAAGGTATTTTTTAACTCAGGCGGTACTAATGGTGTAAGGTCATCATCAGTGGGATGTAATGTGATAGAAGGTGATGCTTTGAGTGCTCTATTAGAGCAAAAGCTTAGAGAATTAACTCTAGGGGTGGAGTCTTCTCGCCATAAAGCAGGGGAAGCTGGTAGTACTGCTTCAAGTTTTCAGGATCAGAAACCGCAAAAGACAGTAGTGAAGTCCACAAAATTACATGTCGAAGGAAGCAAAGGAGGGTCCCAAACAGACAGCTTGGATGAACAACGAAGTCCTGTATTTTCCTTAACTTCTTATGAAGAAGGACGCATTAGCAAACATAAGCTTCAG GATGTAGAAGATATGTTTGATTGTGGTATAAATGGAAGTGAAGTCAGAAATATGCTCTGCTATCGGAATCCCAGTCCAATCTCTATTCTTGAACCTTCCATCTTTGCAGAAAGTTGCAACTCTACTGATACTGGAGACAGCTATAGTACCGAAG GTCCAGTTAGCAAGCAGTGTTCTTCGTCGGTTCAAGGCCAAGATGTATATAATATGAGGAGTTCAAGAAAATTCCATGTATCAGAAACCGATACCGAGTTATCAGATTCAGCCTCTTCATCATCTAACAGAGTTGTGGCTACTAAGCAGGTGACTGATCCTGTCAGATCAACGAAATGGGAACTGGAATATGTAAAAAGGATTTTATGTAATCCTGAGACGATGTTCAAGGATGTTTCAGCTGGTCGGACATCTGAGATCATAGACCCTCATCTTTTTTATCAGCTGGAAAGCAAAAATTGCGAGCTTAATCTACAACGGAAAGTGTTATTTGATTGTGTGGGCGAATGCATGGACTTGAGATTCAGACAGTACGTGGGCGGGGGTCACAAAGCATGGGAAAAAGGGCTGGCAACAGCAAGAAGAAAGGAAGTTTTGGCAGAAGAGATTCACAGAGAGATTTCCAGCTGGGAAGCTATGGGAGATTGCATGGTAGACGAGCTCGTCGACAAGGATATGAGCAGCCACTGTGGAAGGTGGCTTGACTACAGTGTCGAAGCATCAGAAGTAGGAGTCGAAATCGAGCGTCGGATACTAAATTCTTTGCTCAATGAAGCCATCTCTGATATTTTGGTACTTTAG
- the LOC141678070 gene encoding AMSH-like ubiquitin thioesterase 3: MRPLAKSINIDAVARKIDVDNRIPLRNYYRIADNLLKQANIYRAENNIIDLYIILLRYSSLVSETIPFHRDYQTLYPKERSNYRKKLKIVIGELESLKPEFHRQLDELGKVNDSSQQYQIEGTDITPYVSKSPSSEWPLVNSKFSSGFENKLSSSTAHVASWKQNNSSSQVWPSNSIDMQLQNLSVNLPRPKNETLSRHSFMGQTGLRSQWQGPTAEMKVHYPKYTDLAFDETSSSNQTVLYDHGAVNGVASTVNGSSAMESVLSLNDGRWSVPAEKFFPPVNDERNNHFPVGIIRQPSPPPVLAQIQTEHIPISPSRVADPRPGPVKPFQDGKSSSTSYQHLHIPIKLMEDFLRLAQKNTAKNLETCGVLAGSLKNRVFHITTLIIPKQESTSDSCQTLNEEELFEVQDKNSLFQLGWIHTHPSQTCFMSSVDLHTHYSYQVMLPEAIAIVMAPTDEASPHGIFHLSDPSGVNVMRNCQQRGFHPHEEPEDGSPLYEHCSHVYMNQNLSCDVVDLR; this comes from the exons ATGAGGCCACTGGCGAAATCTATCAACATCGACGCCGTCGCTCGAAAGATCGACGTCGATAATCGGATTCCTCTCCGTAACTATTACCGAATCGCCGATAATCTCCTCAAacag GCTAACATTTATAGAGCAGAGAAcaacataattgacttgtatatAATACTTCTTAGATACTCAAG TTTGGTTTCTGAAACTATACCATTCCATCGAGATTACCAGACTTTGTACCCTAAAGAGCGATCAAATTACAGGAAG AAATTGAAAATAGTGATCGGTGAATTAGAATCTTTGAAACCTGAGTTTCATCGTCAATTGGATGAACTCGGCAAGGTTAATGATTCTTCTCAACAATATCAAATAGAAGGCACAGATATAACTCCATATGTATCAAAATCACCTTCTTCGGAGTGGCCTCTTGTAAATAGTAAATTTTCTTCGGGCTTCGAAAATAAGCTG TCAAGCAGTACAGCACATGTGGCTTCTTGGAAGCAGAACAATAGTAGCAGTCAAGTTTGGCCATCAAACTCAATTGACATGCAATTACAGAATCT ATCAGTTAATTTACCCCGTCCAAAGAATGAGACATTATCTAGACATTCGTTTATGGGGCAAACTGGTCTTAGAAGTCAATGGCAGGGGCCTACTGCAGAGATGAAG GTTCACTATCCGAAGTACACTGATCTGGCTTTTGATGAAACTTCAAG CTCGAATCAGACTGTCCTGTATGACCATGGAGCAGTCAACGGTGTTGCTTCTACTGTCAACGGATCCAGTGCCATGGAATCCGTGCTCTCTCTTAATGATGGAAGATGGTCAGTTCCTGCTGAGAAGTTTTTCCCGCCAGTTAATGATGAAAGGAACAACCATTTTCCTGTAGGCATCATCAGACAACCTTCTCCCCCACCTGTTCTTGCCCAAATTCAAACAGAACACATTCCAATTTCTCCGTCAAGAGTTGCGGATCCAAGACCTGGACCTGTAAAACCATTCCAGGATGGAAAATCTAGTTCTACGTCGTATCAGCATTTGCATATT CCAATCAAGTTGATGGAAGATTTTCTGAGGCTGGCACAAAAAAATACTGCCAAAAATCTGGAAACTTGTGGCGTGCTTGCCGGTTCACTT AAGAACAGAGTGTTCCACATAACTACACTTATAATACCAAAGCAGGAATCGACTTCGGACTCG TGTCAGACATTGAATGAAGAAGAACTTTTTGAGGTTCAAGACAAGAATTCTCTTTTTCAACTTGGGTGGATTCAT aCTCACCCATCACAAACTTGTTTTATGTCATCAGTTGATCTGCACACTCATTACTCATATCAG GTCATGTTACCAGAAGCAATTGCAATTGTCATGGCTCCTACGGATGAAGCTAG TCCACACGGCATATTTCACCTATCAGACCCTAGTGGCGTTAATGTTATGCGAAATTGTCAACAACGTGGTTTCCATCCTCACGAGGAGCCCGAGGATGGGAGCCCACTTTATGAGCACTGTTCTCATGTTTATATGAACCAGAATTTGAGCTGTGATGTTGTTGATCTGCGATGA
- the LOC141724181 gene encoding uncharacterized protein LOC141724181, which translates to MAVTHADLAPSRRVIDLRSKTGAILMILSVVFGLICFIFSLFAEATHSQVTWVSTAKGDAEKYECTYTSSGKVPLFCACGAFGALAIAMIVEHTYILVAVSKSADLVTWDPESGPAKNLTWQAAFFFLTTWICFAVGEVLLLIGISVESGHLKNWSTSRPSCLVLKQGLFIAAGVFGLTTVFLASGLYITVLRVQKLLHEEEIVRRQALEAAMLYASPPRSPGHRLETLRNESPVIRQHNEHDLSLYISAFSKNLYLNSV; encoded by the exons ATGGCTGTTACCCATGCTGATCTTGCCCCGAGTCGTCGGGTCATCGATTTACGCAGCAAAACAGGCGCAATTCTCATGATCTTGTCAGTGGTGTTTGGCCTCATTTGCTTCATTTTCTCCCTCTTTGCCGAGGCCACTCATTCACAG GTGACATGGGTAAGCACAGCCAAAGGGGATGCAGAGAAATATGAGTGCACATACACCAGCAGCGGAAAAGTGCCACTATTCTGTGCTTGTGGTGCATTTGGAGCCCTGGCGATTGCTATGATTGTGGAACATACTTACATTCTTGTCGCAGTTAGTAAATCCGCTGATTTAGTCACTTGGGATCCTGAGTCCGGCCCTGCCAAAAACCTCACTTGGCAAGCTGCATTTTTCTTTTTAACAACATG GATTTGTTTTGCGGTTGGAGAAGTATTACTATTGATAGGAATAAGTGTCGAATCAGGACACCTAAAAAACTGGTCAACTTCAAGGCCTAGCTGCCTTGTTTTAAAACAAGGTCTGTTTATAGCTGCTGGAGTTTTCGGGTTAACAACAGTGTTTCTTGCTTCTGGTTTGTATATTACAGTTTTACGCGTGCAAAAACTGTTACATGAAGAAGAAATTGTGCGACGCCAGGCTTTAGAGGCAGCTATGCTTTATGCATCCCCGCCAAGGTCACCGGGGCACAGACTTGAGACGCTTAGGAATGAAAGTCCTGTAATTAGACAGCACAATGAACATGATTTGAGTCTGTACATTTCAGCTTTTAGCAAAAATCTTTATCTAAATTCTGTATAA
- the LOC141678052 gene encoding uncharacterized protein LOC141678052 isoform X1 has translation MGIDRQGSKAGGGYVGGFLHLFDWNTKSRKKLFASKSDPTERSKQKKRDDGNYPTTQLHLADQDDSLAGSSYKGSSEYSCASSVTDDDMGGSKAPGVVAKLMGLDSLPTSNFSEAYSTPFVDSRSLKDSYYYRKSEEFHDDHQIMHSGNMFNRVQEPVRNNIDPKLQKTLNSPFKKFQSEVLPPKSAKSIPLTHHKLLSPIKCGGFHPSKNAVHIMEAAARIIESGSQDVTKAKMPPVGSSHPLKVRDLKERAEAARRPSKLAETSQKPAESIAAKNIKEQSTNKNWNRSTDTKTFIASPDLEESSVGSRNKGKSVSLAVQAKANVQKRGLTPNCSRNSVGQKEQGASVSNQIFKSQPSVQRTSHKKSHTNNPSSVLRQNNQKQNCQAEREKVASKSLSSNNSQGKKVMSGDSSLERQRSSSKNSGNNKVGSRKIGREVTDDGKELPYSSTSVTRKKRCIDGDFNLQKDQAVVDNAKKGKAIQFNGVMDSKFSWAEESKRNGMDVVSFTFTAPMGRSSPVPETSRDVLEKSNAFLADFQGKKVFFNSGGTNGVRSSSVGCNVIEGDALSALLEQKLRELTLGVESSRHKAGEAGSTASSFQDQKPQKTVVKSTKLHVEGSKGGSQTDSLDEQRSPVFSLTSYEEGRISKHKLQDVEDMFDCGINGSEVRNMLCYRNPSPISILEPSIFAESCNSTDTGDSYSTEGPVSKQCSSSVQGQDVYNMRSSRKFHVSETDTELSDSASSSSNRVVATKQVTDPVRSTKWELEYVKRILCNPETMFKDVSAGRTSEIIDPHLFYQLESKNCELNLQRKVLFDCVGECMDLRFRQYVGGGHKAWEKGLATARRKEVLAEEIHREISSWEAMGDCMVDELVDKDMSSHCGRWLDYSVEASEVGVEIERRILNSLLNEAISDILVL, from the exons ATGGGGATTGATAGACAAGGGTCCAAGGCAGGAGGTGGTTACGTTGGTGGCTTCCTCCATCTTTTTGATTGGAATACAAAATCTAGGAAAAAATTGTTTGCAAGCAAGTCTGATCCAACAG AGCGATCAAAGCAGAAAAAAAGAGATGATGGAAACTATCCAACAACACAGTTACATCTG GCGGATCAAGATGACAGTCTAGCAGGGTCCAGTTATAAAGGAAGTAGTGAATATAGTTGTGCTTCATCAGTAACAGATGATGATATGGGCGGGAGTAAGGCTCCTGGAGTTGTTGCCAAGCTTATGGGATTGGATTCCTTGCCAACATCTAACTTTTCCGAGGCCTACTCTACCCCATTCGTTGACTCGCGTTCTCTAAAAGATTCATACTACTATAGAAAGAGTGAGGAATTTCATGATGACCATCAAATTATGCACTCTGGAAATATGTTTAATAGGGTGCAGGAGCCTGTAAGGAATAACATAGATCCAAAGCTTCAAAAAACTCTAAACAGTCCATTTAAGAAGTTTCAAAGTGAAGTTTTGCCTCCAAAATCAGCTAAATCAATTCCACTCACTCACCATAAGCTTTTGTCTCCTATTAAATGCGGTGGATTCCATCCATCTAAAAATGCGGTGCATATAATGGAAGCTGCTGCTAGGATTATTGAGTCAGGAAGCCAAGATGTTACAAAAGCAAAAATGCCTCCAGTTGGGTCTTCACATCCCTTGAAAGTCAGGGATTTGAAAGAGAGAGCGGAAGCTGCTAGAAGACCATCAAAGCTTGCTGAAACTTCTCAAAAACCAGCAGAATCAATTGCTGCTAAAAATATCAAGGAACAATCCACTAATAAGAATTGGAATAGATCGACAGATACGAAGACATTTATAGCATCCCCGGATTTAGAAGAAAGTTCAGTTGGCTCACGAAATAAGGGAAAATCTGTATCACTTGCAGTCCAAGCTAAGGCCAATGTTCAGAAAAGAGGACTAACCCCAAATTGCAGCCGAAATTCAGTTGGTCAGAAAGAACAGGGTGCATCAGTGTCAAACCAGATTTTTAAAAGTCAGCCAAGTGTGCAAAGGACTTCACATAAGAAATCTCATACAAATAATCCTTCCTCCGTACTTAGGCAGAATAATCAAAAACAAAATTGCCAAGCTGAAAGAGAGAAGGTAGCTTCGAAATCACTGTCTTCTAATAATTCACAAGGTAAAAAGGTGATGTCCGGAGATTCTTCACTTGAGCGGCAAAGAAGCTCAAGTAAAAATTCCGGGAACAACAAAGTTGGTTCCAGAAAGATTGGGCGTGAGGTAACTGATGATGGTAAAGAACTCCCATATTCCAGTACAAGTGTCACCAGGAAGAAAAGGTGTATAGATGGAGATTTTAACTTGCAGAAAGACCAGGCTGTTGTTGACAATGCGAAAAAGGGAAAGGCGATTCAATTTAATGGAGTGATGGACAGTAAATTTAGCTGGGCTGAAGAAAGCAAAAGAAATGGAATGGATGTTGTTTCTTTTACATTTACAGCTCCAATGGGACGATCTTCTCCCGTTCCTGAGACCTCTAGGGATGTTTTGGAGAAGAGTAATGCCTTTTTAGCAGATTTCCAAGGTAAAAAGGTATTTTTTAACTCAGGCGGTACTAATGGTGTAAGGTCATCATCAGTGGGATGTAATGTGATAGAAGGTGATGCTTTGAGTGCTCTATTAGAGCAAAAGCTTAGAGAATTAACTCTAGGGGTGGAGTCTTCTCGCCATAAAGCAGGGGAAGCTGGTAGTACTGCTTCAAGTTTTCAGGATCAGAAACCGCAAAAGACAGTAGTGAAGTCCACAAAATTACATGTCGAAGGAAGCAAAGGAGGGTCCCAAACAGACAGCTTGGATGAACAACGAAGTCCTGTATTTTCCTTAACTTCTTATGAAGAAGGACGCATTAGCAAACATAAGCTTCAG GATGTAGAAGATATGTTTGATTGTGGTATAAATGGAAGTGAAGTCAGAAATATGCTCTGCTATCGGAATCCCAGTCCAATCTCTATTCTTGAACCTTCCATCTTTGCAGAAAGTTGCAACTCTACTGATACTGGAGACAGCTATAGTACCGAAG GTCCAGTTAGCAAGCAGTGTTCTTCGTCGGTTCAAGGCCAAGATGTATATAATATGAGGAGTTCAAGAAAATTCCATGTATCAGAAACCGATACCGAGTTATCAGATTCAGCCTCTTCATCATCTAACAGAGTTGTGGCTACTAAGCAGGTGACTGATCCTGTCAGATCAACGAAATGGGAACTGGAATATGTAAAAAGGATTTTATGTAATCCTGAGACGATGTTCAAGGATGTTTCAGCTGGTCGGACATCTGAGATCATAGACCCTCATCTTTTTTATCAGCTGGAAAGCAAAAATTGCGAGCTTAATCTACAACGGAAAGTGTTATTTGATTGTGTGGGCGAATGCATGGACTTGAGATTCAGACAGTACGTGGGCGGGGGTCACAAAGCATGGGAAAAAGGGCTGGCAACAGCAAGAAGAAAGGAAGTTTTGGCAGAAGAGATTCACAGAGAGATTTCCAGCTGGGAAGCTATGGGAGATTGCATGGTAGACGAGCTCGTCGACAAGGATATGAGCAGCCACTGTGGAAGGTGGCTTGACTACAGTGTCGAAGCATCAGAAGTAGGAGTCGAAATCGAGCGTCGGATACTAAATTCTTTGCTCAATGAAGCCATCTCTGATATTTTGGTACTTTAG